A stretch of DNA from Leptospira bouyouniensis:
ATAATCAACTCTTACGTCTTCCACCATCATAGGATTTGCTTTTCCTGTACGAATTGTACCAAAATCTTTTTTTAAGGCATCAACTGTTTTGTCCATTTTGGACTGCATTGATTTTATAATTTCATCTACCATCTAGAATCACTTCCTCCGAATTGGAAATCAATGTACCGATCGTTTCCCCATCGATTAGTTTTCTCAAATTACCAGCTTTAAAAATATCAAAGACTATGATGGGCATATTATTATCCATACATAAACTAAGTGCTGTTGAATCCATTACCTTTAAACGATGTTTGATGGACTCCATAAATGAAACTTGTAAGTATCGTTTTGCACTTGGGTCTTTTTTTGGATCAGCCGTGTACACACCGTCCACTTTGGTTGCTTTCAGTATCACTTCACATCCAACTTCAACTGCGCGTAAAGATGCAGTGGTATCTGTTGTAAAGTAAGGGTTTCCTGTTCCACCTGCAAAAATAATCACACGATTTTTTTCTAAGTGGCGGACTGCTCGCCTTCGAATATAAGGTTCGGCAACGGATTTCATTTCGATGGCAGAAAGAACTCGGGTAAACATCCCTTGTTTTTCGCATGCATCTTGTAAGGCGAGTCCATTCATGATGGTTCCGAGCATTCCCATATAATCGGCAGTGGCACGGTCCATTCCTGATTTTGCTAAGGTTTCGCCGCGGATCATATTCCCACCGCCAACAACCACAGCCACTTCGAGACCTAAGTCATGAACTTCTTTGATTTGTCCGGCAAGTGAGAATGTTTTGTTGGTATCAATACCAAGTTCACCCTCACCGGCGAGTGCTTCGCCGGAGATTTTAATTAGGATGCGTTTGAAACGCGGACTAGTTCCCACCTACTTGGAACCTCGAGAACCTACCAACAGTAATGTTCTCTCCAAATTTTGCAATGGCTTCTTGGAGGAGGTCATTGATGGTTTTGGAGTTGTCACGGATTGATTTTTGGTGGATGAGACAAATCTCTTCGTAGTATTTTTTCATTTTACCTGGAAGGATTTTTTCGATTTGATCTGCTTTTTTCCCTTCTTTTTCTAGAAGAGCTTTTTGCACGTTCATTTCGTTCTCAATTTCAGACTTAGGAATAGACTCTTCACTTACATAAAGAGGGCTCATAGCTGTGATTTGTAATGCGATCTCTTTTCCAAGAGCTTCAAACGCTTCGTTATTTGCTACGAAATCAGTTTCACAATTGAGTTCGACGAGAACTCCTGTTTTCCCTGTTCCGTGAACGTAAGCGATGACCTTACCTTCACCAGTTTCGCGACCAGCTCGTTTTGCTGCCTTCGCTAATCCTTTTTCTCTTAAATAGGTAACTGCTTTCTCAATATCACCACCCTTTTCTTCAAGGGCTTTTTTGCAGTCCATCATCCCCGCGCCTGTACGTTCGCGGAGGTCTTTGATTTGTTCGGAGCTAACAGCCATTACTCTTTACCTTCTGCTGGTTTTTCTTCTGTGACTACTTCAGCTACTTTTTTTGCAGCTTCTGCATCCACTGGGATGTCTTTTGCTACTGGCGGGAGTTCATCGTCCATAATGAATTTTCCGGACTCATCATACTCACCTTGGTATTCAAGAGCAAGTTGTTCTGCGTCCATATCTTCTGCAAAATTAGTTTGGATGACTTCTCCACCTGTTCCTTCAAGAACAGCATTTGCCATAGTATCAAGGAATAAGGAAATTGCACGGATCGCATCATCGTTACCTGGAATTGGGTAATCGATTGGCTCTGGATCACAGTTTGTATCAATCACAGCAAATACTTTTAAACCAAGTTTTTTTGCTTCTTTCACTGCGATTTCTTCTTTTTTAGGATCAATCACAAAAAGAATTTCAGGAACCACTGCCATATCTTTAATTCCACCAAGAGTTTGGCGGAGTTTCTCTAATTCACGTTTGAGGGAAAGAGCTTCTTTTTTAGTTCTAGCTTCTTGTTCGAAAGAGTTGTTCTCTTCCATTTGCTCAAGTCGTTTTAAACGAGCAATTGACTTCTTTACAGTGTTCCAGTTTGTTAAAAGTCCACCTAACCAACGGTTAGATACATAGTACATACTGCACGCTTGTGCTGCTCTTTCAATGGCACCACGAGCTTGTTTTTTAGTTCCAACGAAGAGAACTTTTTTTCCTTGGCCAGTTAACTTTTTCAAAGCATCATAAGCTTCTTTTGTTTTTTGAACTGTCTTTTGGAGGTCGATGATGTGGATCCCGTTACGAGCTGTATAAACATACGGACTCATTTTTGGGTTCCAACGACGTGTTTGGTGACCGAAGTGTACGCCTGCTTCTAGCAGACTTTTCATGGAAATTACTGACATACTTACCCCTTTTTTAGTGCGAGATATCCAGACGCTACAAGACCAACGATACTTGCAGGGGTTAGCTGGAACTCGACTTTAATTATATAAAGCTCAAAAGATACCGGTGAATCGAACAAAAACCGTGAAAGAGTGTTTGTGCCAAAGAGCCTATCTAAGACAACTCCAGCCACAGCTCCCGCCATTAGTCCCAAAAAAAGCACCAAAAGTAGGTTCCCTATCTGGGTTTTGTTCATCCAAAAGCACCTTTCTAAAGCTTTCCTGTCAGAATTTGGAATTTGGGCAGATTGTCAAGGGGAAAGGAATCGTAGGGCTTCGAAAAGAGAATTCATGATTCGAATTTCTGCATCAGAAACGGTAAAAGTGGGCGGCTCCGAATCGTTTTGGCCTCCAGATCCCATTGGATTGGGACCGGGCTCTCCGTTCCAATCTTCGATTTCCACTACGATCCCTGCCGCGAAAACCATCTAAATCACAGTCCCTAAAGATCCACCCGGCCCAAATAATCCACGGCAGACGGGGAAGTTCAATTGGAAAATTGTTGGTTTGTTTCGAACGAACTGCTCACAAGGGAAAAAAAGCACTTCACCGAGGCAAACATCCAAAGCTTTTTTTTCCACATAATCCGACAGAGAAGCACAACTCTGAAGTGTTTTTTGAGACTTTTCGGTCGTTTTAGAACCTGTACAACCAATCGCACGCCTTGTCGTAAAATAGCCAGCAGATAAAAGTAAAAAATCCGATGCTTCGGGACAAATTGACCTTTTAAGGATTAATGTGGCACTGAACTTCCTCACAGCTTCGTCACGCGTTACTTTTGATGAGTCTAGTTCATTTTTTGTATCAAAGTATAAATCCCCAACACAATGAGTGAACATAAACAATAAAATGGTTAAAAAAATAAATTTCTGGAAAGATTGATTCTTCACCGGAACCCCTAAGAATTTAAACTCTGTTAGATTCTGGCAAAAGAAACAATTGAATTTTTATATTCTAATTGAATTAAATTTTGAACATTTTTAATATAGAAAACATTTCTGTGACATTATATTTCAAAAGATTTATTGACTAGTTACTAGATGATTAACATCAATCATTGCTAATGATCGTCTAACGTAAACATACTTTATATCCACAATATCAAATAAAGACAGAATCTTTACTTTTATGGTGGCATTTTCTTTAGCATAAGAATGGTACACACGAAAAGGAATCCCTTTCATGCTTGCCTGCATATAAAAAATCTTTCTCGCCTCGAATAAAAATTATATTGTTCGGAAGATGATTCCATTGGATCCGCATTGGAAGCTCTGTCCATGAGTTCACGAAACTCGATACGAAGATTCGTTTTCATCTTTTGGTATCTCAATGTTCTTATTTTTAATTCTTTTTTTCTAATAGAAGGTTATCTTTTTTTTATAAATCTGTCTCTATACTCACCAGGGCTCATTCCTACTGTTTTTTTAAAAACCTTTTGAAAGTGAGATAGATCTTCATAACCACAATGATAACACAAATCTGAAATTCTAAGATTTTCATTCGCTAACATTTGTTTTGCTTTCTGGATACGCAACTTCTCTAAATATTTTTTTGGAGTTAGGTTCAATTCTTGTTTCATCTTCCGAAACAAAGTCCTTGGATGTAAATTGGTAATCTCTGCTAAATCTTCAATTTGCCAAGGGTAACTTAAATCACTTAATAATTTCCGTTCCAACTTCAAAATCCAAGTGGCCTGAGAATTATGAAGCCATTGCTTATAAGGAGATTGAAGTTCTCTCTTCGGATCCACAGCTAATATATTCGCAACCGATTTTGATAGGATCTCTTTGGATGTATCCGTAAGCGAACGTAACGCTAAGTCAATCGAGCTAAACGCTCCACCTGAAGTTGTGATATTTTGATTCCTTACAATCAACTTATCCATTTGCAATTGGACTTTAGGATAACGATAAGAAAAATCAGAATGTAACCACCAACTTGATGCAATACTACAAGAATTTAATTTCCCAGATTCCGCCAATAAATATCCCGCAGAACAACTTGCATAAATTGGTTCTTGCAAATTTTTAAAAAATTGAATCTCAGACGATAGCTCGGGGAGCAAGGCTATGATCTCATCAACATTTAAATGATCAAGCCCAGGTATCAAAATGATCGATTTTTGTTTGTATCTTTGGTACCTTTTGGTCACTACTTGAATCCCGGAAGAAGATTGGATTTTACCCCCTTTTACGGAAATAAAATCCACTTTCCATTTCCATCTGCCTCGAAAAGCAACTTCTGAGATTCGATTTGCCATCATAAACGTGTCATAAAAGGAAGCAGCGGATGTAAGTAAAAAATGATCGTACAAAAAAATCTGAACATGAATCAATTCTTTCATTTGTCATTTTTTACCAAATTAGTGTCATTTATGACAATTGTTTTTTTTGCAACACTTGATATTATCAAATTGTGAAAACAAACAAAACTGAAGCAAGAATATACAACTTCCAAGAAGATATTGAAACTTTATTTCAAGATTGGGAAAAAGAATCAAAGAGAAACTTAATCGATTATAAATTTCATGTCTATCGTGTTTGGAATTTATGCCTAAAACTTGCAAATATTAATGAATCAAATGATCAGGAATTATTTCGCATTTTGGCAATCACTTCGGCGTTTCATGATAGTGAATATTTTATCTATAGAAATTGGGATTATCTCGAACCAAGTAACATCAAATTGAAAAATTATTTAGAGTCCATAGGACTCTCTCACCAATCAAATCTTGCATCACTTTGTTTGATGAATCACCATTTAATGAAGGTTTACCGAGGGCCACATTTTCGCGTCGTAGAATCATTTAGAAAGGCAGACTTAATCGATTTTCCAGGTATTCGACGACACGGAATCGATCCCTATTTCTTAAAACAGCTAAGAATTGAGTATCCATACATGAATTTTAGAATCATTGTTTGGTGGGAGACAATCAAACAGTTTTTAAAATCTCCTTTTTCAGGTTTGCCTATGTTGCGAAAAAATCCATACCTATTAACTATAAAGGACTAAATAATGAAACCTCATCCCTATATCCCAGATTCTAGTATTTGCAACCGTGTTATAGAATATCTATATGATGTTCAACCTGAATATTTAACCAATCATTGCCTAAGAAGCCATGCGTTTGCAACACTACTTTCAGAAACCATAAAAGAAAAAATAGATCGTGAAGTTTTATTTTGCACAACTGCATTACATGATTTGGGGTTATGCCAACACGGAAAACAAAAGAGTAGATTCGAAGTGCTAGGCGCAGACATTGCGGTAGATTTTTTATCTCAAAATGGTTTTGAAAAAAATAAATGTGATATAGTTTGGGATGGAATAGCATTGCACACTTCATTCGAAATAGCACTTCGAAAACAACCCGAAATTGCCAACGCAGCATCTGGTATCATGTTCGATGTGATAGGCGGGCCTCAACTTAGAATCATAGGAAAAACAAATTTGGAAAAAATACTTACAATCTATCCAAGAGTCAATTTAAAAAATAATTTAGTCACTGACATGGTCTCTTACATCCAACAGAATCCAAAAACGGTTACAGGTACAATTTTATCTGAAGTCGCAATCAGAAAATCCCCTGAAACAAATTGTCCCAACTTTGTTAAATTAATTGAAGAAGCACCATTCCCAGAATAAAAATATACTAAGGTAATCAAATTACATTTGAACTTTTGTATTTACTTATAGTCTAACTTGTTTATGTATTAAAAAAGTTAGTAAACAATAGATTGTTTTTTTACGAAAATCCCTTGTCATCTCATTTCCTTCTGATTGTATGAAAGTATGAGACTGATCCTAGTATCAAACAGGTTACCAGTCCAATGGGATGGAACCCCCAATGTTGGTGGACTTGCGACAGGCCTTGCCAGTTTTCTTTCTCATTGGAAAACTTTAGGAAATGAAGTGGTATGGGTAGGTTGGCCTGGAAAATCCATACCGGAAAAAGAACAAAAAACCTATTCCAAAAAAATGATGGAGGAACATGGAACCATCCCCGTATTTCTCAAACAAAAGTTAGCCGATTCATTTTACAATGGCTTTTGTAATAAAACGATTTGGCCACTTTTCCATTATTTCACTTCCCATTGTGAGTTTTCTGATATCACGTTTTCTTCTTATGAAGAAGCAAACGAAGAATTTGCGAAAACTGTCAAAGAAATTTACCAACCGGGGGATTGGGTATGGGTGCATGATTACCATTTGTTTTTATTACCAGGTATTCTAAGAAATACATTTCCTAATATACGATTGTCGTTTTTCTTACATATACCTTTTCCAACTTTTGAAATTTTTCGCCTACTCCCTGAGCGAATTCGAAGCAGATTATTAAAAGGAATATTAGGTGCAGATTTAATTGGATTTCATACACAAAGTTATACTCAATATTTTTTAAGATCCCTTCTCCGCTGTCTAGGTATAGAAAATGAAAGAGGAAATATTTACTACCAAAACCACATTACTAAAGCGGCATCTTTTCCTATGGGGATCAATGTTGAACAATTTGTTACGTACGCAAACTCAAACGAATGTGAACAAATAGCAAATCAAATCAATGTAAACCATAAAAATTTAAAACAAATTTTATCTGTCGATCGATTGGATTATACAAAAGGAGTTTTACAAAGGTTAAATGCATTTGAATTGTTTCTCAAACAATATCCAGATTGGATTAAAAAATGCAAACTTGTGCTAGTACTAGTTCCATCAAGAACAGACGTCTCTTCTTATCAATCCATGAAACGAGCAATCGATGAAAAAATCGGTTCTATCAATGGAAGTTACGGTACCTTAGATTGGACACCTATTTTGTATCAATACAAAGGATTCCCATTTGAAGAGTTGGTACCTTTATACAAAAACACTCATGTTATGTTAG
This window harbors:
- the pyrH gene encoding UMP kinase — translated: MGTSPRFKRILIKISGEALAGEGELGIDTNKTFSLAGQIKEVHDLGLEVAVVVGGGNMIRGETLAKSGMDRATADYMGMLGTIMNGLALQDACEKQGMFTRVLSAIEMKSVAEPYIRRRAVRHLEKNRVIIFAGGTGNPYFTTDTTASLRAVEVGCEVILKATKVDGVYTADPKKDPSAKRYLQVSFMESIKHRLKVMDSTALSLCMDNNMPIIVFDIFKAGNLRKLIDGETIGTLISNSEEVILDGR
- the tsf gene encoding translation elongation factor Ts — its product is MAVSSEQIKDLRERTGAGMMDCKKALEEKGGDIEKAVTYLREKGLAKAAKRAGRETGEGKVIAYVHGTGKTGVLVELNCETDFVANNEAFEALGKEIALQITAMSPLYVSEESIPKSEIENEMNVQKALLEKEGKKADQIEKILPGKMKKYYEEICLIHQKSIRDNSKTINDLLQEAIAKFGENITVGRFSRFQVGGN
- the rpsB gene encoding 30S ribosomal protein S2; this encodes MSVISMKSLLEAGVHFGHQTRRWNPKMSPYVYTARNGIHIIDLQKTVQKTKEAYDALKKLTGQGKKVLFVGTKKQARGAIERAAQACSMYYVSNRWLGGLLTNWNTVKKSIARLKRLEQMEENNSFEQEARTKKEALSLKRELEKLRQTLGGIKDMAVVPEILFVIDPKKEEIAVKEAKKLGLKVFAVIDTNCDPEPIDYPIPGNDDAIRAISLFLDTMANAVLEGTGGEVIQTNFAEDMDAEQLALEYQGEYDESGKFIMDDELPPVAKDIPVDAEAAKKVAEVVTEEKPAEGKE
- a CDS encoding DUF6544 family protein, giving the protein MQASMKGIPFRVYHSYAKENATIKVKILSLFDIVDIKYVYVRRSLAMIDVNHLVTSQ
- a CDS encoding GlxA family transcriptional regulator — its product is MKELIHVQIFLYDHFLLTSAASFYDTFMMANRISEVAFRGRWKWKVDFISVKGGKIQSSSGIQVVTKRYQRYKQKSIILIPGLDHLNVDEIIALLPELSSEIQFFKNLQEPIYASCSAGYLLAESGKLNSCSIASSWWLHSDFSYRYPKVQLQMDKLIVRNQNITTSGGAFSSIDLALRSLTDTSKEILSKSVANILAVDPKRELQSPYKQWLHNSQATWILKLERKLLSDLSYPWQIEDLAEITNLHPRTLFRKMKQELNLTPKKYLEKLRIQKAKQMLANENLRISDLCYHCGYEDLSHFQKVFKKTVGMSPGEYRDRFIKKR
- a CDS encoding HD domain-containing protein — protein: MKPHPYIPDSSICNRVIEYLYDVQPEYLTNHCLRSHAFATLLSETIKEKIDREVLFCTTALHDLGLCQHGKQKSRFEVLGADIAVDFLSQNGFEKNKCDIVWDGIALHTSFEIALRKQPEIANAASGIMFDVIGGPQLRIIGKTNLEKILTIYPRVNLKNNLVTDMVSYIQQNPKTVTGTILSEVAIRKSPETNCPNFVKLIEEAPFPE
- a CDS encoding bifunctional alpha,alpha-trehalose-phosphate synthase (UDP-forming)/trehalose-phosphatase, encoding MRLILVSNRLPVQWDGTPNVGGLATGLASFLSHWKTLGNEVVWVGWPGKSIPEKEQKTYSKKMMEEHGTIPVFLKQKLADSFYNGFCNKTIWPLFHYFTSHCEFSDITFSSYEEANEEFAKTVKEIYQPGDWVWVHDYHLFLLPGILRNTFPNIRLSFFLHIPFPTFEIFRLLPERIRSRLLKGILGADLIGFHTQSYTQYFLRSLLRCLGIENERGNIYYQNHITKAASFPMGINVEQFVTYANSNECEQIANQINVNHKNLKQILSVDRLDYTKGVLQRLNAFELFLKQYPDWIKKCKLVLVLVPSRTDVSSYQSMKRAIDEKIGSINGSYGTLDWTPILYQYKGFPFEELVPLYKNTHVMLVTPYRDGMNLVAKEFLVSQKKGMLVLSEMAGAAAELPEAILVNPNDLNGMADAIKEAIEMDEKEILSRNTLMINRLKENSVMEWAKKIFDETEETTNQNLNFQTKSISPTSNLLLPKSNLPVFIIFDYDGTLVPFHSFPHLAVPSRELFNSLTILSQFKTVSVAIISGRDRKFLESIFGNLPFHLVAEHGAWHKAPNQTEWDSLFYSNLEWKKEIKTHLEEFTKRVPGSFTEEKEYSLVWHYRNADPDIGLNAAKEMLDELSQISSNSGFFVQRGNKIIEVREYGTGKGKAAIKILPNITTETYVFGDDTTDEDMFRELPNQTISIKIGKSETIAKYRFQHTDEVHVWIQNLINYLKKVNDGTT